The Ammospiza caudacuta isolate bAmmCau1 chromosome 17, bAmmCau1.pri, whole genome shotgun sequence genome has a segment encoding these proteins:
- the LOC131565054 gene encoding COMM domain-containing protein 4-like, with amino-acid sequence MLKLKLICIQVFWDLLGQAIEYDKVLKLFSGAQARPPSHLQSGDVKATIAVLGFITSSAAKHSIDNESLSSELQQLGL; translated from the exons ATGT TGAAGCTTAAGCTGATCTGCATCCAGGTGTtttgggacctgctggggcaggccATCGAG taTGACAAGGTCCTGAAGCTGTTCTCAGGTGCACA AGCTCgccctccttcccatctgcagtCAGGGGATGTGAAGGCAACCATTGCTGTCCTCGGCTTCATCACCTCCAGTGCAGCCAAGCACAGCATAGACAATGAGTCTCTGtcaagtgagctgcagcagctgggactg